A region of Moorena producens PAL-8-15-08-1 DNA encodes the following proteins:
- a CDS encoding peptidoglycan-binding domain-containing protein: protein MLTNTINSKSAPANGSALANGSALANGSEVTSQANAAYVTHLPVLKKGTAGEAVRFLQQFLICYMGYSLVFDGQFGSQTEQAVRNFQSDYNYFGKSNPDYLIVDGIVGKETYRAIGNMFCSHGVTSSHNLREEEHCSN, encoded by the coding sequence ATGCTAACTAACACTATCAATTCTAAATCTGCACCAGCTAATGGTTCTGCACTAGCTAATGGTTCTGCACTAGCTAATGGTTCTGAAGTAACTAGTCAGGCTAACGCTGCTTACGTCACCCACCTACCAGTTTTGAAAAAGGGAACAGCCGGTGAAGCTGTCCGCTTTCTCCAGCAGTTCTTAATTTGCTACATGGGCTATTCTTTGGTTTTTGACGGACAGTTTGGCTCCCAAACAGAACAGGCAGTAAGGAATTTCCAAAGCGACTACAACTACTTCGGCAAATCTAATCCTGACTACTTGATTGTTGATGGGATTGTCGGAAAAGAAACCTATCGTGCCATTGGTAATATGTTTTGCTCTCACGGGGTGACAAGCAGCCATAACCTAAGAGAGGAGGAGCATTGTAGCAATTAA
- a CDS encoding peptidoglycan-binding domain-containing protein: MSKPEKVFHRKPQIINKKKSIMVTNTINSKSAPANGSALANGSAPTNGSALANGSQVTSQANAAYVTHLPVLKKGTAGEAVRFLQQFLICYMGYSLVFDGQFGSQTEQAVRNFQSDYNYFGKSNPDYLIVDGIVGKDTYRAIGNMFC; this comes from the coding sequence ATGTCGAAACCTGAAAAGGTATTCCATCGTAAACCTCAAATCATTAATAAAAAGAAATCCATCATGGTAACTAACACTATCAATTCTAAATCTGCACCAGCTAATGGTTCTGCACTAGCTAATGGTTCTGCACCAACTAATGGTTCTGCACTAGCTAATGGTTCTCAAGTAACTAGTCAGGCTAACGCTGCTTACGTCACCCACCTACCAGTTTTGAAAAAGGGAACAGCCGGTGAAGCTGTCCGCTTTCTCCAGCAGTTCTTAATTTGCTACATGGGCTATTCTTTGGTTTTTGACGGACAGTTTGGCTCCCAAACAGAACAGGCAGTAAGGAATTTCCAAAGCGACTACAACTACTTCGGCAAATCTAATCCTGACTACTTGATTGTTGATGGGATTGTCGGTAAAGACACCTATCGTGCCATCGGTAATATGTTTTGCTAA
- a CDS encoding cation:proton antiporter, with translation MESSFELTLQMVIAIFAGISAQVMGEYLKIPSIVFLLMFGTLLGPDGFGLLHPQKLGVGLEVIVALSVAVILFEGGLNLDLRDLGKVSGSLRNLVTIGTLITLLGGGMAAHWLGEFPWPIAFLYASLVVVTGPTVISPLLKQVKVDRRVETLLEGEGVLIDPVGAILAVVVLDTILNSDAGANAAFVGLGLRLSIGAVIGGLGGWLMGFLLKQARFISEELKNLVVLAGMWGLFGLAQMVRSESGLMATVVAGVVMGASDLPEERLLRRFKGQLTVLGVSMLFVLLSADLSIASVFALGWGSIFTVLVLMLVVRPISVVVCTWNSDLNWRQKLFVSWIGPKGIVSASVASLFAILLTERGFNGGDSIKALVFLTIMLTVVLQGLTARWVAKWLKLNPEEEATGAVIIGCNSMSRLIARLFQERGESVVLIDTDPEACQKARDENLRVFQSSGLDVDVLEEAGIESVGTFLAMTKNGEINLVLAQRAAEEFNPPRVLAVFPRDPQVNSNNNKTKVNQAFMAQLPIKTWIQYINDGQIKLGKTTLKEAGFGFQRAHLNALIRSGELVPLLVEREKSFQVASGNEDWQPGDNIIYLLHDPRPKLLKRLSGGTSSSRLALEKLPKVEELPIATGASNTTVDESVN, from the coding sequence ATGGAAAGCTCATTTGAACTAACCCTACAGATGGTTATCGCCATCTTCGCTGGGATCAGTGCCCAGGTAATGGGTGAGTATTTAAAAATTCCCAGCATTGTCTTTTTGCTGATGTTTGGCACTCTACTCGGACCAGATGGCTTCGGTCTTTTGCACCCACAGAAGCTAGGGGTTGGTCTAGAGGTAATTGTTGCCCTCTCAGTGGCAGTTATTCTGTTTGAAGGAGGGCTTAACCTAGATCTGCGGGATCTGGGCAAAGTGTCTGGTAGTCTGAGAAATCTAGTTACCATAGGAACACTGATTACCCTGTTAGGAGGTGGTATGGCGGCTCACTGGCTAGGGGAGTTTCCTTGGCCGATTGCTTTTCTCTATGCCTCTCTAGTGGTGGTCACCGGACCAACGGTGATTAGCCCTCTGCTAAAACAGGTGAAAGTGGATCGACGTGTAGAAACCCTCCTAGAAGGGGAAGGGGTTCTCATTGATCCAGTCGGGGCAATTTTGGCAGTGGTTGTCCTGGATACAATTTTAAATAGTGATGCTGGTGCAAATGCAGCATTTGTCGGTCTAGGTCTTCGTTTGAGCATCGGTGCTGTTATTGGGGGCTTAGGGGGCTGGTTAATGGGGTTTCTTCTCAAGCAAGCACGCTTCATCTCAGAAGAACTCAAAAACTTAGTCGTACTGGCTGGCATGTGGGGTTTGTTTGGCTTGGCTCAGATGGTTCGCTCTGAATCCGGTTTGATGGCAACGGTAGTGGCTGGAGTAGTGATGGGAGCCTCTGACCTGCCTGAAGAGCGCTTGTTGCGACGCTTCAAGGGACAATTAACTGTCCTTGGGGTTTCCATGTTATTCGTACTCCTCTCCGCTGACCTCTCAATCGCCAGTGTGTTTGCCCTAGGCTGGGGCAGTATCTTTACCGTCTTGGTGTTGATGTTGGTGGTGCGCCCCATCAGTGTGGTGGTTTGTACTTGGAATAGTGATCTCAATTGGCGGCAAAAATTATTTGTGTCCTGGATTGGTCCTAAGGGAATTGTCAGTGCTTCTGTGGCTTCCTTGTTTGCCATTCTCCTAACGGAACGGGGGTTTAATGGTGGTGACTCGATTAAAGCCTTGGTATTCCTCACCATTATGTTGACGGTAGTTTTACAAGGTTTGACCGCTCGTTGGGTCGCCAAATGGCTAAAACTTAACCCAGAGGAGGAGGCAACTGGTGCTGTAATTATCGGTTGTAATTCGATGAGCCGTCTGATTGCTCGTTTGTTTCAAGAACGAGGAGAGTCTGTTGTCCTTATTGATACAGACCCAGAAGCCTGCCAAAAAGCACGGGACGAAAATCTGCGAGTTTTCCAGAGCAGTGGTTTGGATGTGGATGTTCTAGAAGAAGCTGGCATCGAATCGGTGGGAACGTTCCTAGCAATGACCAAGAATGGCGAAATTAACTTGGTATTGGCTCAACGAGCAGCAGAGGAGTTTAATCCACCGCGAGTCTTAGCTGTGTTTCCTCGTGACCCCCAAGTCAATAGCAACAACAATAAAACCAAGGTTAATCAGGCCTTCATGGCACAACTACCGATCAAAACTTGGATCCAGTACATTAATGATGGCCAAATCAAGTTGGGCAAAACCACTCTCAAGGAAGCTGGATTTGGTTTTCAGCGAGCTCATCTAAATGCCTTAATTCGCTCTGGAGAACTGGTACCTTTGCTAGTGGAGAGGGAAAAGAGTTTTCAAGTGGCGAGTGGCAATGAAGATTGGCAACCAGGGGATAATATTATTTACTTGCTCCATGACCCTAGACCAAAACTTCTGAAGCGTTTATCCGGTGGGACTTCTTCGTCTCGTCTGGCCCTCGAGAAGCTACCCAAAGTGGAGGAATTGCCAATTGCTACAGGGGCATCGAATACAACAGTAGATGAAAGTGTGAATTAG
- a CDS encoding RNA polymerase sigma factor, which yields MKTETKLDEINLLKSISLGDRTAFWKLWLVNQDYLYGRCVTWMGGDRTNAEEALSLARMKAWDKLPHHAEKITNPKAWLTRMTHNLCVDLHRKRHRGAIGMDSIEEMAVGEHQTLASSDYSPESAILRRELRMYIRREIDALSPQLREPFVLHFYQDIPYPDIAKKLALSVDNVYKRIQKGRAIMEKQLKRYLSGIDDSPPLLKEIEKDDIWDEVKTKKSVIPSQNATTKKCHFEQINDKINYEVTAICLETLTPVW from the coding sequence ATGAAAACAGAAACAAAATTAGACGAGATTAATCTATTAAAAAGTATATCTCTTGGCGATCGCACTGCCTTTTGGAAGTTATGGCTGGTCAATCAAGACTATCTTTACGGTCGGTGCGTAACTTGGATGGGAGGCGATCGCACCAATGCTGAAGAAGCATTAAGTCTGGCCAGAATGAAGGCGTGGGATAAACTACCACACCACGCCGAAAAAATTACTAATCCCAAAGCATGGCTAACTCGAATGACTCATAACCTCTGCGTAGATCTGCATCGAAAACGCCACAGAGGTGCAATTGGTATGGATAGCATTGAAGAAATGGCAGTGGGAGAACACCAGACATTAGCTTCTAGTGATTACTCTCCTGAGTCAGCTATTCTCCGTCGCGAGTTACGAATGTATATCCGCCGTGAAATAGACGCTCTGTCTCCCCAACTGCGAGAGCCTTTTGTGTTGCATTTTTACCAAGATATACCCTACCCAGACATTGCCAAAAAACTTGCTCTATCGGTGGATAACGTTTACAAACGCATTCAAAAGGGGCGAGCAATTATGGAAAAGCAGTTGAAGCGGTATCTATCAGGCATAGATGATTCTCCCCCCTTGTTAAAAGAGATTGAAAAGGATGATATTTGGGATGAAGTTAAAACTAAAAAATCCGTGATTCCATCTCAAAATGCGACAACAAAAAAGTGCCATTTTGAGCAAATTAATGATAAAATAAACTATGAGGTAACAGCGATATGTCTAGAAACACTAACCCCTGTTTGGTAA
- a CDS encoding peptidoglycan-binding domain-containing protein, with product MSKPDKVFHRKRQIIKEKKSIMGTNTINSNSVLANGSALANGSALANGLALANGSEVTSQANAAYVTHLPVLKKGKAGQAVRFLQQFLNCYMGYYLVIDGQFGSQTEQVVMKFQSDYNETLYESDPNHLIVDGIVSKKTYRAIDDILTLRSC from the coding sequence ATGTCGAAACCTGACAAGGTTTTCCATCGTAAACGTCAAATCATTAAGGAAAAGAAATCAATCATGGGAACTAACACTATCAATTCTAACTCTGTACTAGCTAATGGTTCTGCACTAGCTAATGGTTCTGCACTAGCTAATGGTTTGGCACTAGCTAATGGTTCTGAAGTAACTAGTCAGGCTAACGCTGCTTACGTCACCCACCTACCAGTTTTGAAAAAGGGAAAAGCCGGTCAAGCTGTCCGCTTTCTCCAGCAGTTCTTAAATTGCTACATGGGCTATTATTTGGTTATTGACGGACAGTTTGGCTCCCAAACAGAACAGGTAGTAATGAAGTTCCAAAGCGACTACAACGAAACCCTCTACGAATCTGATCCTAACCACTTGATTGTTGATGGGATTGTCAGTAAAAAAACCTATCGTGCCATCGATGATATCTTGACTCTACGGTCATGCTAA
- a CDS encoding peptidoglycan-binding domain-containing protein — protein sequence MSKPEKVFHRKPQIINKKKSLMVTNTIKSNSVLANGSQVTSQANAAYVTHLPVLKKGTAGEAVRFLQQFLNCYTGYYLVLDGQFGSQTEGAVRDFQSYYNSLYKSNPDYLIVDGIVAKETYRAIGNMFC from the coding sequence ATGTCGAAACCTGAAAAGGTATTCCATCGTAAACCTCAAATCATTAATAAAAAGAAATCCCTCATGGTAACTAACACTATCAAGTCTAACTCTGTACTAGCTAATGGTTCTCAAGTAACTAGTCAGGCTAACGCTGCTTACGTCACCCACCTACCAGTTTTGAAAAAGGGAACAGCCGGTGAAGCTGTCCGCTTTCTCCAGCAGTTCTTAAATTGCTACACGGGCTATTATTTGGTTCTTGACGGACAGTTTGGCTCCCAAACAGAAGGGGCAGTCAGGGATTTCCAAAGCTACTATAACTCCCTCTACAAATCTAATCCTGACTACTTGATTGTTGATGGAATTGTCGCTAAAGAAACCTATCGTGCCATCGGTAATATGTTTTGCTAA
- a CDS encoding NB-ARC domain-containing protein, translating into MPRSLKVRQDCIEKVKLAVRRNGFPSQRALAEDVGFALATVSNFLTGKPVDYITFEELSQKLALEWRAIANLDFDLPSQAVDDVLSQAVDDHSSQTVDQKPQITTSSKRQDLGEAIDVTNFYGRKEELATLKQWIINDHCRLITLIGMGGIGKTTLSVKLAQGLQSEFQYLIWRSLRNAPPIHELLTDLIGFLSDQQETTLPESLDGKISCLIDYLRAERCLFILDNVESILSPDQRAGAYRPGYEGYGQLLRSWGETNHQSCLVLTSREKPREIRNKEGVNAPIRSLRLPGLTEGEGKKILAEKGFSVSKDECQALVEFYAGNPLALKIVATTIYELFDGDVAQFLEEGTIVFGDISDLMDQQFNRLSTLEQQVMYWLTLNREWVSFKELQRDIIPAVSFKHLLETLESLQLRSMIEKTSGKFTQQPVVMEYVSDRLIEQIFCEIQTGEIALLERCALIKAQAKDYLRNAQIQLILKPITEQLLNLLGLPENVQNYLNQILSKLKSFPPRKPGYAGGNVLNLLWQLNLDLSGYDFSNLTVWQAYLQGMNLHGVNFANADLSKSALTRTLGGVLSATFSPDGKLLATSVDNEIWLWDVANIKQIITCNGHTAWVQCLAISPEGEILASGSNDQTIRLWNVHTGQCLKTLRGHTSWVQSLAFSPEGEILASGSHDQTVKLWNVHTGKCLQTLSGHSNPVFFTTFSPNGQRLVTGSEDQTVRVWDVNTGSCLQVLEIPINWVLSIALSPDGETLVTGSDGTTVKFWDLASGECIKTLPDYNSHVWSVAFSPDGKTLVTGSEDTTVKIWEVETGKCLQTLHEYSNSPLGNSYASRIWLVAVNSDGQTLLSVSENQTMKLWDIHTGQCLRTVDGYSNWILSVAFSPDGQMLASSSEDQRVRLWDIETGQCVQTLSGHTNLVSSVTFAPKDDQILASSSDDTTIKLWDANTGECLQTLWGHDSWVHAVSFSPEGEILASASRDQTVKLWDWHTGECLHTLEGHIQHVKTISFSPCGKILASGSHDNTIKLWDVSTGTCLQTLPGHEDWVLSVVFSPGANLLASASGDQTIKLWDVETGQCLQTLSGNTSRVRTIAFSPDGKSLASGSDDQTVQLWDISTGTVLKLFQGHDKAVRSIAFSPNPPVLVSSSEDETIKLWNLDTGECVKTMRIDRPYEGMNIKNAIGLTKPQKNTLKALGAVEKD; encoded by the coding sequence ATGCCCAGGTCGCTCAAAGTCCGTCAGGACTGCATTGAAAAAGTTAAACTGGCAGTCAGGCGTAACGGTTTTCCGAGCCAGAGGGCTTTGGCTGAAGATGTGGGGTTTGCCTTAGCCACAGTCAGCAACTTCCTGACCGGTAAACCGGTTGACTATATTACTTTTGAAGAACTTTCTCAGAAATTGGCACTGGAATGGAGAGCCATTGCCAATTTGGATTTTGACCTGCCATCCCAGGCTGTAGATGATGTACTATCGCAGGCTGTAGATGATCACTCATCCCAGACTGTAGATCAAAAGCCACAGATCACAACCTCTAGCAAACGCCAAGACTTGGGAGAAGCAATTGATGTTACCAATTTCTACGGGCGCAAGGAAGAATTAGCCACACTCAAACAATGGATTATTAATGACCATTGCCGACTGATTACCTTAATTGGCATGGGTGGAATTGGTAAAACAACTTTGTCTGTCAAGTTAGCCCAGGGTCTACAATCGGAATTTCAGTACCTGATTTGGCGAAGTTTGCGTAATGCGCCACCCATTCACGAGCTTTTGACGGACCTGATTGGGTTTTTGTCCGATCAGCAAGAAACTACTTTACCAGAAAGCTTAGATGGTAAAATCTCCTGTTTAATCGACTATCTGCGGGCAGAGCGTTGTTTGTTCATCTTAGATAATGTAGAGTCAATTCTATCCCCTGACCAACGGGCAGGAGCCTATCGCCCAGGATATGAAGGCTATGGGCAACTCCTCAGAAGCTGGGGCGAGACTAACCATCAAAGTTGTCTGGTGTTGACCAGTCGGGAGAAACCCAGAGAAATTAGAAACAAAGAAGGTGTAAACGCTCCGATTCGTTCCCTGAGGTTACCTGGCTTAACCGAGGGAGAAGGGAAGAAAATTCTCGCGGAAAAAGGCTTTTCTGTCTCAAAAGACGAATGTCAAGCACTGGTAGAGTTTTATGCAGGCAATCCTTTAGCATTGAAGATTGTTGCCACCACAATTTATGAGTTGTTTGACGGCGATGTGGCTCAGTTTTTAGAAGAAGGCACTATTGTCTTTGGTGATATTTCCGATTTAATGGACCAGCAGTTTAATCGCTTGTCAACTTTAGAACAACAGGTGATGTACTGGCTGACCCTTAATCGAGAATGGGTCTCATTTAAGGAGCTACAAAGGGACATTATTCCGGCTGTTTCATTCAAACATTTATTAGAAACCTTAGAATCTCTACAATTGCGCTCAATGATTGAGAAGACTTCGGGAAAATTTACTCAACAACCCGTGGTGATGGAGTATGTCAGCGATCGCTTAATTGAACAGATTTTCTGCGAAATTCAAACGGGAGAAATAGCACTATTGGAGCGCTGTGCCTTAATCAAAGCCCAAGCCAAAGATTATCTGAGAAATGCCCAAATTCAGCTGATTCTAAAACCGATTACCGAGCAACTACTCAACCTGCTTGGTCTCCCAGAAAATGTCCAAAACTATTTGAATCAAATTTTATCAAAACTGAAGTCTTTTCCCCCTCGAAAACCCGGATATGCCGGGGGGAATGTTCTCAATTTACTCTGGCAGCTTAATCTTGACCTGAGTGGCTATGATTTTTCTAACTTAACGGTTTGGCAAGCTTACCTACAGGGCATGAATTTGCATGGAGTCAACTTTGCCAATGCCGATTTAAGTAAGTCGGCTTTGACTCGCACCTTAGGGGGGGTTTTATCAGCGACCTTTAGCCCAGATGGGAAACTCCTGGCAACCAGTGTTGATAATGAGATTTGGTTGTGGGACGTTGCCAACATCAAACAAATTATTACTTGCAATGGTCATACCGCTTGGGTGCAATGCCTGGCTATTAGTCCAGAGGGAGAAATTTTAGCTAGTGGTAGTAACGACCAAACGATCAGGTTGTGGAATGTCCACACCGGGCAATGTCTAAAAACACTGCGAGGTCATACCAGTTGGGTGCAATCCCTAGCCTTTAGTCCAGAGGGAGAAATTTTAGCCAGTGGTAGCCATGACCAAACGGTAAAGCTGTGGAATGTCCACACCGGAAAATGTCTGCAAACCTTGTCAGGCCATAGCAATCCGGTATTTTTTACTACCTTCAGTCCCAATGGACAAAGGTTGGTCACTGGGAGTGAAGACCAAACTGTCAGAGTCTGGGATGTCAACACTGGTTCTTGCCTGCAAGTCCTAGAAATCCCGATCAATTGGGTATTATCGATTGCCCTTAGCCCAGACGGAGAAACATTGGTAACTGGAAGTGATGGCACAACGGTAAAATTTTGGGATTTAGCCAGTGGTGAGTGTATCAAAACATTACCAGACTACAACAGTCATGTGTGGTCAGTGGCTTTCAGCCCAGATGGTAAAACACTGGTGACTGGTAGTGAGGATACAACGGTTAAAATCTGGGAGGTGGAAACCGGGAAATGTCTCCAAACATTGCACGAGTATAGCAATTCCCCTTTAGGTAATAGCTACGCTTCACGGATTTGGTTGGTTGCTGTTAATTCGGATGGTCAAACCTTGCTGAGTGTGAGTGAAAACCAAACCATGAAGTTATGGGATATCCACACGGGACAATGTTTAAGAACAGTGGATGGGTATAGTAATTGGATCTTATCCGTGGCTTTTAGTCCAGATGGTCAAATGTTGGCCAGTAGTAGCGAAGACCAACGGGTAAGATTGTGGGATATTGAGACGGGGCAATGTGTACAGACCTTGTCAGGACATACTAATCTGGTCTCATCAGTCACTTTTGCTCCCAAAGACGATCAGATTCTGGCCAGTAGCAGTGACGACACAACTATCAAACTTTGGGATGCAAATACAGGAGAGTGTTTGCAAACACTGTGGGGACACGATAGTTGGGTGCATGCGGTCAGCTTCAGTCCAGAGGGAGAAATTTTAGCCAGTGCCAGTCGTGACCAAACGGTAAAGCTTTGGGATTGGCATACCGGAGAATGTCTGCACACCTTAGAAGGGCATATTCAGCACGTCAAAACCATTAGTTTCAGTCCCTGCGGTAAAATCCTAGCCAGTGGTAGCCATGACAACACGATCAAACTTTGGGATGTCAGTACCGGAACCTGTCTACAAACATTGCCAGGTCACGAGGATTGGGTTTTATCTGTTGTGTTCAGTCCCGGTGCCAATCTGCTGGCCAGTGCCAGTGGAGACCAGACTATTAAACTGTGGGATGTTGAGACGGGGCAATGTCTACAAACCTTATCCGGTAACACATCTCGAGTCAGAACAATTGCCTTTAGTCCAGATGGCAAGAGTTTAGCCAGTGGCAGTGATGACCAGACTGTTCAACTGTGGGATATCAGTACAGGTACTGTTCTCAAACTATTTCAGGGACACGACAAAGCAGTCCGGTCAATTGCCTTTAGTCCTAATCCTCCTGTGTTAGTGAGTAGCAGCGAAGATGAAACCATTAAGCTTTGGAATCTTGACACCGGTGAATGTGTAAAAACTATGAGAATTGATCGACCCTATGAAGGGATGAATATTAAAAACGCCATTGGTTTAACCAAACCTCAGAAAAACACGTTAAAAGCTCTAGGTGCAGTAGAGAAAGATTAA
- a CDS encoding tetratricopeptide repeat protein has translation MSRNTNPCLVTLSQSSKVELNVQLVLDKKTTRKQQKLKTLTNYVQQYPSGWKKRLELADLLYESGNWEQAVKEYHQVIQRQSQLIQVRLKLGKLLQLMGEVAKAIEVYESALPLSSNVATGHHIRGLIELCRRQPEKAVKAFETAASSEPENPSHWLALGRVEMELDHAHAALKAFEQILLLQPDDIVAMIHSYDALLILGDFQSAELRLSRAEELAPGDYSVLKRRLAYRCRMKLVLGKEGKQTKKIVNAVLKLAPHSADAHQLQADYYRLRGESAKSLAILKQFTEEYPNNPNGWCYYSRFLSDRGEKKRAVEVIDKADHLYPNNWLVYGALCKL, from the coding sequence ATGTCTAGAAACACTAACCCCTGTTTGGTAACCTTATCCCAGTCTTCAAAGGTCGAGTTAAATGTACAACTGGTATTAGATAAAAAAACCACCCGAAAACAGCAGAAGTTGAAAACCTTAACTAACTATGTGCAGCAGTATCCCTCTGGATGGAAAAAACGGTTGGAATTGGCTGATTTACTCTATGAAAGTGGAAACTGGGAGCAGGCTGTTAAGGAGTATCACCAAGTTATTCAGCGGCAATCTCAATTAATTCAGGTAAGGTTGAAACTGGGGAAACTTTTACAGTTGATGGGAGAGGTGGCTAAGGCAATTGAGGTTTATGAGAGTGCTTTGCCATTATCCAGTAATGTTGCTACTGGGCATCATATCCGGGGTTTGATAGAGCTCTGTCGCCGTCAGCCAGAGAAAGCAGTAAAAGCCTTTGAGACAGCCGCATCTTCTGAGCCAGAAAATCCGTCTCACTGGCTGGCATTGGGGCGGGTTGAGATGGAACTGGATCATGCTCACGCTGCTTTGAAAGCTTTTGAGCAAATCTTGTTACTTCAGCCAGATGATATTGTTGCTATGATTCACAGTTATGATGCACTCCTAATACTGGGTGATTTTCAGTCAGCAGAGTTGAGGTTAAGTAGAGCAGAAGAGTTAGCCCCTGGTGATTACTCAGTTTTAAAACGACGCTTGGCCTATCGTTGCCGGATGAAATTAGTATTGGGTAAAGAAGGGAAGCAGACTAAAAAGATAGTTAATGCTGTATTGAAACTGGCTCCCCACTCCGCTGATGCTCACCAGTTGCAGGCTGACTATTATCGGTTGCGAGGAGAATCAGCAAAAAGCCTGGCTATATTGAAGCAGTTTACTGAGGAGTACCCAAATAATCCTAATGGCTGGTGTTATTATTCCCGGTTTTTGTCTGATAGGGGTGAAAAGAAAAGGGCGGTTGAAGTTATTGATAAAGCTGATCATCTATACCCGAATAATTGGCTAGTTTATGGAGCATTATGTAAGTTGTAG
- a CDS encoding peptidoglycan-binding domain-containing protein, with product MSKPEKVFHRKPQIINKKKSIMVTNTINSKSAPANGSALANGSAPTNGSALANGSQVTSQANAAYVTHLPVLKKGTAGEAVRFLQQFLICYMGYSLVFDGQFGSQTEQAVRNFQSDYNYFGKSNPDYLIVDGIVAKETYRAIGNMFC from the coding sequence ATGTCGAAACCTGAAAAGGTATTCCATCGTAAACCTCAAATCATTAATAAAAAGAAATCCATCATGGTAACTAACACTATCAATTCTAAATCTGCACCAGCTAATGGTTCTGCACTAGCTAATGGTTCTGCACCAACTAATGGTTCTGCACTAGCTAATGGTTCTCAAGTAACTAGTCAGGCTAACGCTGCTTACGTCACCCACCTACCAGTTTTGAAAAAGGGAACAGCCGGTGAAGCTGTCCGCTTTCTCCAGCAGTTCTTAATTTGCTACATGGGCTATTCTTTGGTTTTTGACGGACAGTTTGGCTCCCAAACAGAACAGGCAGTAAGGAATTTCCAAAGCGACTACAACTACTTCGGCAAATCTAATCCTGACTACTTGATTGTTGATGGAATTGTCGCTAAAGAAACCTATCGTGCCATCGGTAATATGTTTTGCTAA
- a CDS encoding helix-turn-helix transcriptional regulator, translated as MTNQQLLTKPISIDVNQVFSSTYELEKPEKKLDYVKHFKHYCSLPQSIKVEATKPESSKPELDSEEGLPLLLKAIIEGFVDGVLIITTNQELFHANECGRRICSQISQGKSPINSIPQPIWGVCQSLIDSRELFSDRKLIIETEIKVNKSVNFRVRVRWLTLELSRNPYLLVTLEDKHQSTQNSAITDAIKYGLSHREKEVWLLKKSNLSYEEIAQQLYISINTVKKHLKSIYAKQKEVMQYQN; from the coding sequence ATGACTAATCAACAACTCTTGACCAAACCCATTTCTATTGATGTAAACCAAGTTTTTTCAAGCACATATGAGCTTGAAAAACCGGAGAAAAAACTAGATTATGTCAAACACTTTAAACACTATTGTAGTTTACCACAATCAATCAAAGTAGAAGCGACTAAACCCGAAAGCAGTAAGCCAGAGTTAGATTCAGAAGAAGGTTTGCCATTACTGCTCAAAGCAATTATTGAAGGCTTTGTTGATGGGGTGCTGATTATAACTACTAACCAAGAGTTGTTTCATGCCAATGAGTGTGGACGTCGAATCTGCTCTCAAATCTCTCAAGGTAAGTCACCGATAAATTCTATCCCTCAGCCAATTTGGGGAGTTTGCCAATCATTAATTGATAGTCGTGAGTTGTTTAGCGATCGCAAACTAATTATCGAAACTGAAATTAAAGTGAATAAGTCAGTTAACTTTCGGGTTAGGGTTAGATGGTTAACGTTAGAGTTATCCCGAAATCCTTATCTGTTAGTCACCCTAGAAGATAAACATCAATCTACCCAAAATTCCGCTATTACTGATGCTATTAAATATGGCTTAAGTCACCGGGAAAAGGAAGTATGGTTACTTAAAAAATCTAACTTAAGTTACGAAGAAATTGCACAGCAGCTATATATCAGCATCAATACTGTTAAGAAGCACCTGAAAAGCATTTACGCTAAACAAAAAGAAGTGATGCAGTATCAAAATTAA